A genomic window from Planctomycetota bacterium includes:
- a CDS encoding sterol desaturase family protein: protein MWLSVQLFGWFVAMVVLMSIIEHQAHARLMHKAPRSLLFRRLGARRKIFTSHAVEHHRQYREHFHDHALPAGKDRGIRLNLAEGLLQAVPVSAGLWCVSAIAAGMFPLVVLIHHLLWNQIHLEMHQPVGRFFSTWPAYRYVARHHFLHHRHPDKNFNVAFPVGDWLFRTVATATDSDRRAMKAEGIA from the coding sequence ATGTGGCTGTCGGTCCAATTGTTTGGTTGGTTCGTGGCGATGGTCGTGCTGATGTCGATCATCGAGCATCAGGCGCATGCGCGGCTGATGCACAAGGCACCGCGATCGTTGTTGTTTCGTCGGCTCGGGGCGCGGAGGAAAATTTTCACCAGCCACGCCGTCGAGCACCACCGCCAGTACCGGGAGCACTTTCACGACCACGCCCTGCCCGCCGGCAAGGATCGCGGCATCCGCCTGAACCTCGCCGAAGGCTTGCTCCAGGCCGTTCCCGTGAGCGCCGGGTTGTGGTGTGTGTCGGCGATCGCGGCGGGGATGTTTCCGCTCGTCGTCCTCATCCACCATCTGCTCTGGAATCAGATCCATCTCGAGATGCACCAGCCGGTCGGCCGCTTCTTCTCGACCTGGCCGGCCTACCGCTACGTGGCCCGGCATCACTTCCTCCACCACCGGCACCCGGACAAGAACTTCAACGTCGCGTTCCCGGTCGGCGACTGGCTGTTTCGCACCGTGGCGACGGCGACCGATTCCGACCGGCGCGCGATGAAGGCGGAGGGGATCGCCTGA
- a CDS encoding type II toxin-antitoxin system VapC family toxin, with protein sequence MHRSAPRSAEDGRTDHRDAPGSAAGPHRTAQRAGADASFREATWANEDQGRHRARRLFCRLGSRVVSFLLDTHVWIWTQEQPDAIGVKTRGLLESTREELCVSAVSSLEIARLVAGGLLEVKGSLDRWVRAAIDSIEARSVGIDHPVAIEAYKLPGRFHKDPADRILVATARINDLTLVTADERILAYRAVRTLDARR encoded by the coding sequence CTGCATCGCTCTGCTCCGCGAAGCGCAGAAGACGGCCGAACCGATCATCGTGACGCGCCGGGGTCGGCCGCTGGCCCGCATCGAACCGCTCAGCGAGCCGGTGCCGATGCGTCGTTTCGGGAGGCAACGTGGGCGAATGAAGATCAAGGGCGACATCGTGCACGCCGACTTTTCTGCCGACTGGGAAGCAGGGTCGTGAGCTTCCTGCTCGACACGCACGTGTGGATTTGGACGCAAGAGCAACCCGACGCCATCGGCGTGAAGACCCGTGGTCTGCTCGAGTCGACCAGGGAGGAGTTGTGCGTATCGGCAGTGTCCTCGCTCGAGATCGCTCGCCTCGTCGCGGGTGGGCTCCTCGAGGTCAAAGGCAGCCTCGACCGCTGGGTACGGGCCGCGATCGATTCGATCGAGGCCCGCAGCGTCGGGATCGATCACCCGGTCGCGATCGAGGCCTACAAACTGCCAGGGCGGTTCCACAAGGACCCCGCCGATCGGATTCTCGTCGCCACGGCCAGGATCAACGACCTTACGCTCGTGACAGCCGACGAACGGATACTCGCCTATCGGGCAGTTCGCACGCTCGATGCTCGCAGGTAG
- a CDS encoding class I SAM-dependent methyltransferase, which produces MRDAREDWRRFDAGRIPSKAATPYLDRFLAEIQSTGPADRPLTLLDVGCGSGAIARRLYDQGFSVLGVDVNPEAITAARHLAVPAAASGRGLRFEEADFAAQHSPRIEGTPFDVAVCQLVLSIIGDARHRANLLRNVWQCLRPGGWLSLSASGVSDTINAGYARLYADDIHLTGERHTYVSRDDAGTVLYVTHHFTPDELVNLLEAAGFREISLTTEKESSSRRPAEAAYFHYVTCRRPSSTPST; this is translated from the coding sequence ATGCGTGACGCCCGAGAAGACTGGCGGCGCTTCGACGCCGGGAGGATTCCGAGCAAGGCGGCGACGCCGTATCTCGACCGATTCCTGGCGGAGATCCAGTCGACTGGCCCGGCCGACCGCCCGCTCACGTTGCTCGACGTCGGCTGCGGTTCCGGCGCGATCGCCAGGCGGCTGTACGACCAGGGCTTCTCGGTGCTGGGCGTCGACGTCAATCCGGAGGCAATCACCGCGGCGCGGCATCTCGCCGTCCCTGCCGCCGCCTCCGGTCGTGGCCTGCGGTTCGAGGAGGCCGACTTCGCGGCACAGCACTCGCCCCGGATCGAGGGCACCCCGTTCGACGTCGCCGTCTGCCAACTCGTGCTGTCGATCATCGGCGACGCCCGCCACCGCGCGAACCTCCTGCGCAACGTGTGGCAATGCCTGCGGCCCGGCGGGTGGCTCTCGCTGTCGGCATCGGGCGTGTCAGACACGATCAATGCGGGGTATGCGAGGCTGTATGCCGACGACATCCACCTGACCGGCGAGCGGCACACCTACGTGTCGCGGGATGATGCCGGCACGGTGCTCTACGTGACCCACCACTTCACGCCGGACGAGCTCGTGAATCTGCTCGAGGCGGCGGGCTTTCGTGAGATCAGCCTGACGACCGAGAAGGAGTCGAGCAGCCGCCGGCCGGCCGAGGCCGCCTACTTCCATTACGTGACGTGCCGGCGGCCCTCGTCCACTCCCTCAACTTGA
- a CDS encoding fatty acid desaturase, which produces MSVCSTTLPAGSSTPDPDLAAMDVAGFAADIEALRRRAYATISQADYRHMRRIERFGRLATLVGYLTVWLPPNPLTAVALSLGQSTRWLLAHHITHRGYDRIPGIPSRYTSRGFARGWRRFVDWFDWILPSGWDYEHNTLHHAYTGEDKDPDVIERHVEFLRALRVPLAVKYAFLTLLACTWKFTYYAPRTMSVLDPRTMRRRPGDHILNVSFGNVLDLRSPTVRALWARCYLPYAGFHFVLVPSLFLPLGTTVALWVLLNKLLAECLTNVHAFLVVAPNHTADDLYQFDFHSHGRQEFYATQVLSSANYSCGTELVDYLSLWLNYQIEHHLFSDLPMSKYREIQPVVKSLCERHGLPYRQESVFQRFARMTDVAVGRTSGRRLERLPA; this is translated from the coding sequence ATGTCCGTCTGCAGCACGACGCTCCCGGCTGGTTCAAGCACGCCGGACCCCGATCTCGCGGCCATGGATGTCGCGGGGTTCGCCGCGGACATCGAGGCGTTGCGGCGGCGGGCCTACGCGACGATCTCCCAGGCCGACTACCGCCACATGCGGCGGATCGAGCGGTTTGGCCGCCTGGCGACGCTCGTGGGGTACCTCACGGTCTGGCTGCCCCCCAACCCGTTGACCGCGGTGGCACTGAGCCTCGGCCAGAGCACCCGCTGGCTGCTGGCGCACCACATCACGCACCGGGGCTACGACCGCATTCCCGGGATCCCCTCCCGGTACACCAGCCGCGGGTTCGCCCGGGGCTGGCGGCGCTTTGTGGACTGGTTCGACTGGATCTTGCCGAGCGGCTGGGACTACGAGCACAACACCCTGCACCATGCCTACACGGGTGAGGACAAGGATCCCGACGTCATCGAGCGGCATGTCGAGTTCCTCCGGGCGCTGCGGGTGCCGCTGGCGGTCAAATACGCGTTCCTGACGCTGCTGGCGTGCACCTGGAAGTTCACCTACTACGCGCCGCGCACGATGAGCGTGCTCGACCCGCGCACCATGCGCCGCCGGCCCGGCGACCACATCCTCAACGTTTCGTTCGGCAACGTCCTCGACCTGCGGTCGCCCACGGTCCGCGCCCTGTGGGCCCGCTGCTACCTCCCCTACGCCGGCTTCCACTTCGTGCTCGTGCCCAGCCTGTTCCTGCCGCTGGGCACGACCGTGGCCTTGTGGGTGCTGCTCAACAAACTTCTCGCCGAGTGCCTCACCAACGTCCATGCGTTCCTGGTGGTCGCCCCGAACCACACCGCCGACGACCTCTACCAGTTCGACTTCCACTCCCACGGCCGCCAGGAGTTTTACGCGACGCAGGTGCTGAGCTCCGCGAACTACTCCTGCGGCACCGAGCTGGTGGATTACCTGAGCCTGTGGCTCAACTACCAGATCGAGCACCACCTCTTCTCGGACCTGCCGATGAGCAAGTACCGCGAGATCCAGCCGGTGGTGAAATCGCTCTGCGAGCGGCACGGTCTTCCCTACCGGCAGGAATCGGTCTTCCAGCGGTTTGCCCGGATGACCGACGTGGCCGTGGGGCGGACGAGCGGCCGCCGGCTCGAGCGCCTGCCCGCCTGA
- a CDS encoding alpha-glucosidase — translation MLAFRRNGDTLALHASGHPTPLWEYSAAHPGITLWQGRPEVVMVRGNFRLTDQATPEVPLRAARCTGPDEVVLAPAAEAPAALRLRVDGHRVVFEPLDAAFNRCAIRIPAAPDEQVWGCGTQLSYLALRGRRFPLWASEPGVGRDPSRELTRAMDAAALAGGDYFTTNYPQPTILSSSGYAVHVDCDAYQCFDFTAPDAHRLEAWAIPAALEVFLGEPLALVEQLSRRFGRQPMLPGWATDGAIIGLKGGVAGLARFDAMRAAGVAVSGLWCEDWCGIRETSFGRRLFWDWRWQPTRYPDLPARIAALREEGIAFVGYVNPYLAVDGTLYAEARAAGFLVMRVDDDVPYDVDFGEFRAGLVDLTHPAATRWFQDRVLGRELIDLGLAGWMADFGEYLPPDVRLHSGADPLLEHNRWPVRWARVNADAVAAAGRTGEVAFFMRAGWSGIGRHCPLLWAGDQLVDFSRHDGLNTALTAALSAGLVGNAWHHADCGGYTSVAGIVRTPELLQRWCDFTAFTPVMRSHEGNRPDDNLQVDGTPELLAHFARMTRLHAALVPYVRAAGADAQDRGLPLVRALFLHHPEDRTCWTIQDQYLYGRDLLVAPVVTEGVSGRAVYLPADAWLGFYDGAAAAPGWHTVEAPPGRPPVFVRAAAPLRELLLAVGRAHAATEPRNAVMTRSRPPR, via the coding sequence ATGCTGGCCTTCCGTCGGAACGGCGACACGCTCGCGCTCCACGCCTCGGGCCACCCCACGCCGCTCTGGGAGTATTCGGCCGCGCACCCGGGAATCACGCTCTGGCAGGGCCGGCCCGAGGTGGTGATGGTGCGCGGCAACTTCCGCCTCACCGACCAGGCGACGCCGGAAGTGCCGCTGCGGGCGGCGCGGTGCACCGGGCCGGACGAGGTGGTCCTCGCGCCCGCGGCCGAGGCGCCCGCCGCGCTCCGGCTGCGGGTCGACGGCCACCGCGTCGTGTTCGAGCCACTCGACGCCGCGTTCAACCGCTGCGCGATCCGGATCCCGGCCGCGCCCGACGAGCAGGTGTGGGGATGTGGCACGCAGCTCTCGTATCTCGCGCTCCGTGGCCGGCGCTTCCCGTTGTGGGCGAGCGAGCCTGGCGTGGGCCGGGATCCGTCGCGCGAGCTCACCCGCGCGATGGACGCGGCAGCCCTGGCGGGCGGGGATTATTTCACGACCAACTACCCGCAGCCGACGATCCTCTCGTCGTCCGGCTACGCGGTGCACGTCGACTGCGACGCGTATCAGTGCTTCGACTTCACCGCGCCCGACGCCCATCGCCTCGAGGCGTGGGCGATCCCCGCGGCGCTCGAGGTCTTCCTCGGCGAACCGCTCGCGCTGGTGGAGCAGCTCTCGCGGCGCTTCGGCCGGCAGCCGATGCTCCCCGGCTGGGCGACCGACGGCGCGATCATCGGCTTGAAAGGCGGGGTCGCGGGGCTGGCACGGTTCGACGCGATGCGCGCGGCCGGCGTCGCGGTGAGCGGGCTGTGGTGCGAGGATTGGTGTGGGATCCGCGAGACGAGCTTCGGTCGTCGACTGTTCTGGGACTGGCGCTGGCAGCCGACGCGGTATCCCGATCTCCCCGCCCGGATCGCCGCGCTGCGCGAGGAGGGAATCGCCTTCGTCGGCTACGTCAATCCGTACCTCGCCGTGGATGGAACGTTGTACGCCGAGGCACGGGCGGCGGGCTTTCTCGTGATGCGGGTCGACGACGACGTGCCGTACGACGTGGACTTCGGTGAGTTTCGCGCCGGACTGGTGGACCTCACCCATCCGGCCGCGACGCGCTGGTTCCAGGACCGCGTGCTCGGCCGGGAGCTCATCGACCTCGGACTTGCCGGGTGGATGGCCGACTTCGGAGAGTATCTTCCCCCCGACGTCCGCCTCCATTCGGGGGCCGATCCGCTGTTGGAACACAATCGCTGGCCGGTGCGCTGGGCGCGCGTGAACGCCGACGCGGTGGCGGCGGCCGGACGGACCGGCGAGGTGGCATTTTTCATGCGCGCGGGCTGGAGCGGCATCGGGCGGCATTGCCCGCTCCTCTGGGCAGGGGACCAGCTCGTCGACTTCTCGCGGCACGACGGCCTCAACACGGCGCTCACCGCCGCGCTCTCCGCGGGGCTCGTCGGCAATGCCTGGCACCATGCCGACTGCGGTGGCTACACGAGCGTGGCCGGGATCGTGCGCACCCCGGAGCTGCTGCAGCGGTGGTGCGACTTCACCGCGTTCACGCCGGTCATGCGGTCGCACGAGGGGAATCGGCCGGACGACAACCTCCAGGTGGACGGCACTCCCGAGCTCCTCGCCCACTTCGCACGGATGACGCGGTTGCACGCCGCGCTCGTGCCGTACGTCCGCGCCGCGGGTGCCGACGCCCAGGACCGGGGGCTGCCGCTGGTGCGCGCGCTGTTCCTCCATCATCCCGAAGACCGCACCTGCTGGACGATCCAGGACCAATACCTCTACGGACGCGATCTGCTCGTGGCGCCGGTGGTGACCGAGGGGGTGTCGGGCCGCGCGGTCTACCTGCCCGCGGACGCCTGGCTCGGCTTCTATGATGGTGCCGCGGCCGCTCCGGGGTGGCACACCGTCGAGGCGCCGCCCGGGCGGCCGCCGGTGTTCGTCCGGGCGGCCGCTCCGCTGCGGGAGTTGCTGCTCGCCGTCGGCCGTGCGCACGCGGCGACGGAGCCCCGGAATGCCGTGATGACACGCTCTCGACCGCCCCGATGA
- a CDS encoding LLM class flavin-dependent oxidoreductase produces MNDAAVPLADPPFPAAAPLPPCEVAWFAALCDDDYEFLGVPDPALASSWAHCRDIVLAADRAGYDNILLPSGYALGIDTTVFASAVAPLVARIRLLVAVRVGEDWPPQLARRIATLDRILGGRLTVNVISSDLPGESLDGAPRYRRTVEVMRILRTLLDGRAVDVDGEFYRLRLDPPRVTTVSGRCPPFYFGGLSPLAREAAAEATDVYLMWPDTLPNVRAIVADLRARAAAKGRRLRFGYRVHVIVRETESEARAFARRLVSRLDAARGDAIRGRSLDAATFGVRRQAELRAEADGEGFVEPHLWTGIGRARSGCGAAIVGDPDQVLAKLEAYRAEGIEAFILSGYPHRAECELFARHVLPRLSHGMLG; encoded by the coding sequence ATGAACGACGCCGCCGTGCCGCTCGCCGATCCGCCATTCCCCGCAGCCGCGCCGCTCCCGCCGTGCGAGGTCGCATGGTTCGCGGCCCTCTGCGACGACGACTACGAGTTTCTCGGCGTCCCCGACCCCGCGCTCGCCTCGAGCTGGGCGCACTGTCGCGACATCGTCCTCGCTGCCGACCGCGCGGGGTATGACAACATCCTCCTGCCGTCCGGCTACGCGCTGGGGATCGACACCACCGTGTTTGCCAGTGCGGTCGCGCCGCTGGTGGCGCGGATCCGGCTGCTGGTGGCGGTGCGCGTCGGCGAGGACTGGCCTCCCCAACTCGCGCGGCGCATCGCGACACTCGACCGGATCCTCGGCGGGCGGCTGACCGTGAACGTCATTTCCTCCGACCTCCCCGGTGAGTCGCTCGACGGGGCTCCCCGGTATCGGCGCACGGTCGAAGTGATGCGGATCCTGCGCACGCTGCTCGACGGCCGGGCGGTCGACGTCGACGGGGAGTTTTATCGGCTCCGGCTCGACCCGCCGCGCGTCACGACCGTGTCGGGGCGCTGCCCGCCGTTCTACTTCGGTGGGCTGTCGCCACTGGCGCGCGAGGCCGCGGCCGAGGCCACCGACGTGTACCTGATGTGGCCAGACACGCTGCCGAACGTCCGCGCCATCGTCGCGGACTTGCGTGCCCGCGCGGCGGCGAAGGGGCGGCGCTTGCGGTTCGGCTACCGCGTGCACGTCATCGTCCGCGAGACGGAGTCCGAGGCCCGGGCCTTCGCGCGGCGGCTCGTGTCCCGGCTCGATGCGGCGCGTGGCGATGCCATCCGCGGCCGATCGCTCGACGCCGCGACGTTCGGGGTGCGGCGGCAGGCCGAACTGCGCGCGGAAGCGGACGGGGAGGGGTTCGTCGAGCCGCACCTGTGGACGGGGATCGGGCGCGCCCGGTCCGGGTGCGGCGCCGCGATCGTCGGCGATCCTGATCAGGTGCTGGCGAAGCTGGAGGCCTACCGCGCCGAGGGAATCGAGGCGTTCATCCTGTCGGGGTATCCGCATCGGGCGGAATGCGAACTCTTCGCGCGGCACGTGCTGCCGCGGCTGTCGCACGGCATGCTCGGTTGA
- a CDS encoding MFS transporter codes for MATIPRRGTAGVTERQERSARMRVPSTRRRWALFAVLCVAGIFNAMDRPIIAILKPEMLADFGWGDREFGDLAAVTQFAAAIAFLGTGWLVDRLGVDRGMRLGAGAWSLAAIAHGGAVATWQVVAARAALGATEAMQTPLTIKAVATLFPPDRRSFAFGVSTLLAGVGTILMPVAIPPLAAAVGWRGALVTSGVGGFGALACWLWLARGVVLDAGPLAAPPVAIEAAVGSVFSRRTTWAIVIAKALSDMTWWFMNFWLADFYRRVFGLDTLDLAVPLGIAFAGSGLGALAAGWVSTRLLERGWSVNRVRKGMLLVSALVVAPLPLVLRLESFWPVAVMLGVVMAGHQGFSLTLFSTITDVVPTGAVGRVTAAGAFMGNLGGVLMSIVTGRVLEAGLGFMPLLVFAALSYPLALGWLQLLLPRIERAGTRHA; via the coding sequence ATGGCGACAATTCCCCGGCGAGGGACCGCCGGCGTGACCGAGCGGCAGGAGCGGAGCGCCCGGATGCGCGTGCCATCGACGCGACGACGCTGGGCCCTGTTCGCCGTGCTCTGCGTCGCCGGGATCTTCAACGCGATGGATCGGCCGATCATCGCCATCCTGAAACCCGAAATGCTCGCCGACTTCGGCTGGGGAGACCGCGAGTTCGGCGATCTGGCCGCCGTCACGCAGTTCGCCGCCGCCATCGCCTTTCTCGGGACAGGGTGGCTCGTCGATCGCCTCGGGGTCGATCGCGGCATGCGCCTCGGGGCGGGAGCGTGGAGCCTCGCCGCGATCGCGCACGGCGGGGCCGTCGCCACCTGGCAGGTCGTGGCGGCGCGTGCGGCCCTCGGCGCTACCGAGGCGATGCAGACGCCGCTGACGATCAAGGCAGTCGCGACCCTGTTTCCGCCCGACCGGCGGAGTTTCGCCTTCGGCGTCTCGACGCTGCTTGCCGGGGTCGGGACCATCCTCATGCCAGTCGCGATCCCGCCGCTCGCGGCGGCCGTCGGGTGGCGCGGAGCGCTGGTGACCAGCGGCGTCGGCGGCTTCGGCGCGCTTGCCTGTTGGCTGTGGCTCGCACGGGGCGTGGTCCTCGATGCCGGCCCGCTGGCCGCACCGCCGGTGGCGATCGAGGCCGCTGTCGGGTCGGTGTTCTCTCGGCGGACGACCTGGGCCATCGTCATCGCCAAGGCGCTCTCCGACATGACGTGGTGGTTCATGAATTTCTGGCTCGCCGACTTTTATCGGCGCGTGTTCGGCCTCGACACCCTCGACCTCGCCGTCCCCCTCGGCATCGCCTTCGCCGGCTCGGGGCTCGGCGCGCTGGCCGCCGGATGGGTGTCGACGCGGCTGCTCGAGCGGGGTTGGTCGGTGAACCGTGTGCGGAAGGGGATGCTGCTCGTGTCGGCGCTCGTCGTCGCTCCGCTCCCGCTGGTGCTCCGGCTGGAGTCGTTCTGGCCGGTGGCGGTGATGCTCGGCGTGGTGATGGCCGGTCACCAGGGGTTCTCGCTCACGCTGTTCTCGACGATCACCGACGTGGTTCCCACCGGCGCGGTGGGCCGGGTGACGGCGGCCGGCGCGTTCATGGGAAACCTCGGCGGCGTGCTGATGAGCATCGTGACGGGGCGCGTGCTCGAGGCCGGTCTGGGCTTCATGCCCCTGCTCGTGTTCGCCGCGCTCTCCTACCCGCTCGCCCTTGGCTGGCTGCAGTTGCTGTTGCCGAGAATCGAGCGGGCGGGTACACGGCACGCCTGA